The segment TCCGAATTGCTGAATCGGCAAGCCTGAGGTTATTTACGGAAGACGTTTTGAGATCGGAAGTATTCTTTCGGTCTCTTTTTTATTATTCCATTGATTTATAAGAGGGAGGTTTTATCTTTGAAAAAATATCTGCTCACTCCGGGGCCAGTCGAAGTTCCGCCAGAAGTTTTACAGGCCGCTGGCAGGCCGCTCATAAGCCACCGGTGTGAAGAGTTCTCCGAGCTTTTCAGGCGTATAGAAGAAAAGCTGCACCAGCTTTTTGAGAGCGCGTCGCCCGTGGTCATACTGCCCTCATCGGGTACAGGAGCGCTTGAATGCGCCGCCGTAAATTTTCTGAGCGAAAAAGACAAGTTCATCTCGCTCTCCTGCGGCGCCTTTGGCGACCGTTTTCGCGAGATAGCGGAACGCACCGGCGCGCGCGGCCTCTACGCTGATTTTGAGCCGGGCACCGCCCCCGACGCGGCAAGCGCGGCCCAGCTGGTTTACGACAACCCAGAGGCCGCTGCCATCCTCATTACGCACAACGAGACCTCGACCGGCGTCACCGCACAGCTTGAAGAGATAATATCCGCGCTGCCGCGCACAGAATCTTCCCCTCTTGTCATAGTGGACGGCGTGAGTTCCGTGGGCGCTATAGAATGCCTGCCGGAAAAATGGGGCGTAGACGTGCTCTGCACCGCATCGCAAAAGGGACTGATGACGCCTCCCGGGCTTGGCTTCGTCTGGCTTTCAAAGAGGGCGCTGGAAAGACTATCTTTGAGGCGCTCGCCGAGCTATTATTTTGATTTGAAGCTGCACCTTAAAAACATGACGGCCAAATCATTCGCAAACCCCTACACGCCGCCGGTATCGCTCTATTTTGCGCTTGACGCCGCGCTTGATCTGATATTGAAGGACGGAAAAGAGGCGTGGTTCTCAAAACGTAAAAAATACGCGCGCGCCTTCGCGGCGGCGCTAGAGGCGGCGGGCTTTGAGCTTTTCGTAAAGGACCCCGCGCTTCGTTCTCCGGGCCTTACGGCCTTCTTTCTGAAAGACGGGCAAAACGAGGCTTTCCGAAGCCGGCTTTCCGCGCTTGGAGTGACCACCGCCGGAGGTCAGGGCGCGCTTTCCGCTAAACTGGTGCGAGCCGCCCATTACAGCGACTGGGGCGAGCGCGAGCTTTCAGAAATAATATTTGCCATGTGCGCCGCAAACGAAACCGACGCCGCCTGCCCGCTTAAAAAGGCGCTTGATCTGTTTGGCGCGTGATTTCGTGATAATATTTTATATTTATAAAAAGAACATGACAGAGGGGACGAATATATAATATGGAACCTGATAAAAAATGGAAGATACTTGTCACGGAAAAGGTCGGCGACGCGGGCCTTGAAATATTAAAGGCGGCGCAGGACGTAGAGCTTGAGATCGAGCTGGGACTGTCCGAAGAAGAGCTGTTGGAAAAATTAAGCTGCGTTGACGCCGTTCTTACGCGCAGCGGCACCTCAATGGACGCAGCGAAAATAGCGGCCGCGCCGAACCTCAAAGTGATAGGCCGCGCGGGCGTAGGCGTCGACAACATAGACCTCCCCGCCGCCAGCCGAAGCGGCATCATCGTCATAAACGCACCGAGCGGAAACACTCTCGCCGCGACGGAGCTTACGATGGCCAATATGCTCGCAGTCGTGCGCCGCGTTCCTCAGGCCTGCACCTCCCTGCACAACGGAAAATGGGACAGAAGCCGTTTCACCGGACGTCAGTTGAGCGGAAAAAAACTGCTCATCATAGGGCTGGGCAGAATTGGCAGTGAAGTGGCAAAGCGCGCTCGCGCTTTTGGCATGGAGATAATAGCCTACGACCCGTACATCCCAAAGAAAAAGGCCGATTTGCTGCACGCTGAGCTTATGTCCGACCTTGAAGGCGCAGTCTCCCTCGCCGACGTTGTGACGATACACACGCCGCTCACAAAAGAAACGGCCAATATGATAGACGCCGACATGCTGCGCGCCTTCAAGCACGGCGCCTATTTTGTCAACTGCGCGCGCGGCGGCATAGTGGAAGAGGCGGCCGTAGCCGACGCGGTGCGCGAAGGTCGGCTTGCGGGCTTTGCCACCGACGTATATACCGCAGAACCGCTGCCGGCAAATCATCCGTTCCTTGCGGACGACATAGCCGATAAAATAGTGATAACGCCGCACATCGGCGCGAACACGGAGGAGGCGCAGGAGGAGGTCTCCCGCATCGCCGCGACAAATATGCTCCAGGTGCTTCGCGGCGAGCCGTATCTGCACGCCGTAAACCTTCCGTTCATGGAGCAGACGCTCAACGCCGACCAGCGCATGTATTTGAACCTTTCCCGCAAGATAGGAGTGCTCGCCTCAAAGCTTGCGCAGGTGCGCGGCTCCGCCGCGCATAAGTGCCGCGTCACGCTGCGCGGCTCGCTCTTCGACGACGAAGAAAAGCGCGTTGCAAACCAGCTTCGACCTTACACCATCGCGGTGCTGAAAGGAATGCTTGAAGTGAGCATCGGCTCCTCCGTCACCTACATGATAGCGCCGCTGCTTGCCAAAGACCGCCAGATATCCGTGGACGAGAGCTACGGCGAGGCCGTCACCTATAAAAATACGATAGAGGTCGAGCTTGAGACAGAAAAAGGCAGCGTCTCACTGCTTGCTACAATCACGGAAGAGGGCCGTCACCGCATCGTGCGTGTAAACGACTATTGGGTGGACTTCGTACCGACGGGCAAACTGCTCATCTTCCAGAACCACGACCGCCCCGGCGTCATAGGCAAGATAGGAAGCGTTTTGGGCGCAGCCGGCGTCAACATCGCGAACTTCGCGCTCGGCCGCAAAGAGGGCAGCGGACTTGCGCTTGGCGCGCTTGAAATAGACGGCGATACAGACGACAGGCTCATGGAAGACCTTATCAAAAACGGCGACATGGTCTGGGTGGCCGCCGTAGACTTTACAAAGGCGGGCTAAGAGATGCGGTTCTTTGTCATCAGGCACGGAGAAACGGCGTGGAATGTCGAAGGGCGCTTTCAGGGCCAGAAGGACATCCCTTTAAATGAAAAGGGACTTGCTCAGGCGAAACTTCTGGGCGAAAGGCTAGCTGGACACGCATTTTCGGCCGTCGTCACGAGCCCGCTAAAAAGAGCCTCTGTCACAGCTCTTGAAGCGAGCGCACACTGCCCAAAATGTGAATTTATCGAAGACGTCCGGCTCACGGAGATAAACCACGGGAACTGGGAGGGCGCGCTTGCCGACGAGATAGCCGAAAAATGGCCGCAAGAGCTGCGCACGTGGCACAGCTTGCCGCACCTTGTCACGATGCCCGGCGCGGGCGGAGAGTCGCTTGCCGACGTGCAGAAAAGGGCGCTGCCAGCCGTGCTGGAGATGAGCGCGAAATATGACGGAGACGTGCTGCTTGCCTCGCACGACGCCGTCATCAAGGCGCTGCTCTGCTATTGGCTCGACGCGCCGCTTTCAAGCTTTTTCAGGATACAGGTGCCGAACTGCAGCGTCACGGTCGTTGAAGTAAAAGAGGGCGCCGCTCCCAGGCTTTTGCTTATGGGAGACGCTGCGCATCTTGGTGACGCCTTTGAGCGCCCCGAACAAAAGGGATTGTAGTATAATAACGGCATAAATTAAGTTAATAAGCGAGTGATAATGATGCTGGGAGCTCTTATTGGAGACATTATTGGTTCTGTATATGAATTTTTGCCGACGAAATCCAAAGATATAGAATTTATATCGGAGAAGAGCCGTTTCACCGATGATTCTATCCTTTCCGTCGCCGTTGCCGACGCGATACTCCACGGATATGACTACG is part of the Cloacibacillus sp. genome and harbors:
- the serA gene encoding phosphoglycerate dehydrogenase, giving the protein MEPDKKWKILVTEKVGDAGLEILKAAQDVELEIELGLSEEELLEKLSCVDAVLTRSGTSMDAAKIAAAPNLKVIGRAGVGVDNIDLPAASRSGIIVINAPSGNTLAATELTMANMLAVVRRVPQACTSLHNGKWDRSRFTGRQLSGKKLLIIGLGRIGSEVAKRARAFGMEIIAYDPYIPKKKADLLHAELMSDLEGAVSLADVVTIHTPLTKETANMIDADMLRAFKHGAYFVNCARGGIVEEAAVADAVREGRLAGFATDVYTAEPLPANHPFLADDIADKIVITPHIGANTEEAQEEVSRIAATNMLQVLRGEPYLHAVNLPFMEQTLNADQRMYLNLSRKIGVLASKLAQVRGSAAHKCRVTLRGSLFDDEEKRVANQLRPYTIAVLKGMLEVSIGSSVTYMIAPLLAKDRQISVDESYGEAVTYKNTIEVELETEKGSVSLLATITEEGRHRIVRVNDYWVDFVPTGKLLIFQNHDRPGVIGKIGSVLGAAGVNIANFALGRKEGSGLALGALEIDGDTDDRLMEDLIKNGDMVWVAAVDFTKAG
- a CDS encoding alanine--glyoxylate aminotransferase family protein, with product MKKYLLTPGPVEVPPEVLQAAGRPLISHRCEEFSELFRRIEEKLHQLFESASPVVILPSSGTGALECAAVNFLSEKDKFISLSCGAFGDRFREIAERTGARGLYADFEPGTAPDAASAAQLVYDNPEAAAILITHNETSTGVTAQLEEIISALPRTESSPLVIVDGVSSVGAIECLPEKWGVDVLCTASQKGLMTPPGLGFVWLSKRALERLSLRRSPSYYFDLKLHLKNMTAKSFANPYTPPVSLYFALDAALDLILKDGKEAWFSKRKKYARAFAAALEAAGFELFVKDPALRSPGLTAFFLKDGQNEAFRSRLSALGVTTAGGQGALSAKLVRAAHYSDWGERELSEIIFAMCAANETDAACPLKKALDLFGA
- a CDS encoding histidine phosphatase family protein gives rise to the protein MRFFVIRHGETAWNVEGRFQGQKDIPLNEKGLAQAKLLGERLAGHAFSAVVTSPLKRASVTALEASAHCPKCEFIEDVRLTEINHGNWEGALADEIAEKWPQELRTWHSLPHLVTMPGAGGESLADVQKRALPAVLEMSAKYDGDVLLASHDAVIKALLCYWLDAPLSSFFRIQVPNCSVTVVEVKEGAAPRLLLMGDAAHLGDAFERPEQKGL